The following are encoded together in the Salvia hispanica cultivar TCC Black 2014 chromosome 6, UniMelb_Shisp_WGS_1.0, whole genome shotgun sequence genome:
- the LOC125197293 gene encoding probable protein S-acyltransferase 12 — MLKRLAGSGSGARKGRRSSRLAMDLNPFRLCSGLKFLGYFMVVLVLALIAVSYYAVVILTLGPHLLHGAFTSLFSILLVAIFHVLLVLLAWSYLMAVFRDPGAVPPNWKLLPQQDAAETSSSVELNATAAPQFCNRCQNGKPPRCHHCSVCERCVLKMDHHCIWVVNCVGARNYKFFLLFLLYTFLETMLDTFVLLPGFISFFRQAEHHSSSPGELAINFLAFVLNLAFVLSLLCFVVMHISLLLSNTTSVEVHEKKKGVPWKYDLGWRKNIEQVFGTRKVLWLVPVFSKEDLERVPALQGLDYPTRPDIINV; from the exons ATGCTGAAACGGCTAGCTGGATCAGGATCTGGAGCGCGTAAGGGGCGAAGATCGAGCCGTTTAGCGATGGATCTGAATCCGTTCAGGCTGTGCTCGGGGCTCAAGTTCCTCGGCTACTTCATGGTGGTGCTTGTTTTGGCTTTAATTGCAGTCTCCTACTACGCTGTCGTCATCCTCACCTTAGGCCCTCACCTCCTCCATGGCGCCTTCACTTCACTATTCTCTATCCTTCTCGTCGCCATCTTTCATGTCCTG CTTGTATTGTTGGCTTGGAGCTATTTGATGGCTGTGTTTCGCGATCCTGGTGCTGTGCCTCCGAATTGGAAATTGTTGCCACAGCAGGACGCCGCTGAGACTTCATCTTCAGTGGAATTGAATGCAACAGCTGCTCCGCAATTTTGCAATCGTTGCCAGAACGGGAAGCCCCCACGCTGCCATCACTGCTCTGTTT GTGAACGTTGTGTTCTTAAGATGGATCACCACTGCATATGGGTTGTAAACTGTGTTGGGGCTCGCAACTACAAATTCTTCCTCCTATTTCTG TTATACACTTTTTTGGAAACGATGCTGGATACTTTTGTACTTCTTCCTGGTTTCATAAGTTTTTTCAGACAAGCTGAGCATCATTCCAGCTCGCCAGGCGAATTAGCTATCAACTTTTTGGCCTTTG TTCTTAATCTAGCTTTTGTGCTGAGCCTTCTCTGTTTCGTTGTTATGCATATATCCCTGCTCTTGAGCAACACAACCTCAGTGGAG GTTcatgagaagaaaaaaggtGTGCCATGGAAGTATGACTTAGGGTGGAGGAAGAACATTGAGCAG GTTTTTGGCACTAGAAAGGTTTTATGGCTGGTTCCAGTATTCTCGAAAGAAGACTTGGAGAGGGTGCCTGCACTTCAGGGTCTAGATTATCCAACCCGCCCGGATATTATTAACGTATAA
- the LOC125192537 gene encoding uncharacterized protein LOC125192537, with the protein MNIDDQLPPRRKGQGQSQFIKRMETSVSRPRAYIILLILAFVLGYLSHSHPLLSQTASDVYEHNSFPKQCAAPVPSSDVRRTIISRVFNNTSPWEAFPPAHARPLLWQDWNKGWGSQMPVFEHLIEQVRPRTIIEVGTFLGASATHMIGLTRKLGLDTQIVCIDDFRGWPGYYDEEKSLKMVNGDSLLMYQFMQNVVRANATESIIMLPFSAGTALGGLCDWGVYGDLVEVDAAHDFHSAWVDINNAFKVLKPGGVLFGHDYAWVGVRTAVHIFARVHGFQIRIDGEHWILY; encoded by the coding sequence ATGAACATAGACGATCAATTACCGCCGCGGCGGAAGGGCCAGGGCCAATCCCAATTCATCAAGCGCATGGAGACTTCGGTGTCCAGGCCCCGGGCATACATCATCCTCCTCATCCTCGCCTTCGTCCTCGGCTACCTCTCCCACTCCCACCCCCTCCTCTCCCAGACCGCGAGCGACGTGTACGAGCACAACAGCTTCCCCAAGCAGTGCGCCGCCCCCGTCCCCTCCTCCGACGTCCGCCGCACCATCATCTCCCGCGTGTTCAACAACACCTCCCCCTGGGAGGCCTTCCCGCCCGCGCACGCCCGCCCGCTCCTGTGGCAGGACTGGAACAAGGGGTGGGGCTCGCAGATGCCGGTGTTCGAGCACCTGATCGAGCAGGTTCGCCCTCGCACCATCATCGAGGTCGGCACCTTCCTCGGCGCCTCCGCGACGCACATGATCGGGCTCACCAGGAAGCTAGGGCTGGACACGCAGATTGTGTGCATCGACGACTTCCGGGGGTGGCCGGGGTACTACGACGAGGAGAAGAGCTTGAAGATGGTGAACGGGGACTCGCTGCTCATGTATCAGTTTATGCAGAATGTGGTGAGGGCGAACGCGACGGAGAGCATCATCATGCTGCCGTTCTCGGCGGGGACGGCGCTGGGGGGGCTGTGCGATTGGGGGGTGTACGGGGATCTGGTGGAGGTGGATGCAGCGCATGATTTCCACTCCGCGTGGGTGGATATTAACAACGCCTTTAAAGTGCTGAAGCCGGGAGGGGTGCTGTTCGGGCATGACTACGCGTGGGTTGGGGTGCGGACTGCGGTTCATATTTTTGCCAGGGTTCATGGATTTCAGATCAGGATTGACGGCGAGCACTGGATTCTGTATTGA
- the LOC125193122 gene encoding rho GTPase-activating protein 5-like isoform X1, translated as MARRFRSKSCSPSSPPPPLYESDAEEDDDGYFADFNTDDDDDGGFSENPASTPFLSPGGNGENQPQLSVLGVVAAALRKSLVTCSVDADDVASDVDIGWPTDVRHVAHVTFDRFDGFLGLPLEFQPEIPPKPPSASWLTEYMMMLDSASVFGVSAESMQCSFDQRGNSIPTILLMMQSMLYEQGGLQAEGIFRINAENSQEESVRKQLNKGVVPHGIDVHCLSGLIKAWFRELPSGVLDCLKAEDVMHCNTEEECSELVKQLPPTEGALLDWAINLMADVVQHHQRNKMNARNIAMVFAPNMTQMADPLTALVHAVQVMNFLKTLIEKTLAERQECDQQRAAAVVVDESRRCSNAVASSSTEAATTTRKRRTLGHGFKDEYEADDGILHRLSLRRGMQKLYRHPVFHLTRTQPKKLYNSS; from the exons ATGGCCCGCCGCTTCCGATCCAAGTCCTGCTCTCCCAGctcaccgccgccgcctctcTACGAAAGCGACGCGGAGGAAGACGACGACGGCTATTTCGCTGATTTCAACActgacgacgacgacgacggcgGATTTTCCGAGAATCCGGCATCCACGCCTTTTTTGAGCCCAGGCGGAAATGGTGAAAATCAGCCGCAGCTTTCTGTGCTGGgggtggtggcggcggcgcTGAGGAAGTCTCTCGTCACGTGCTCCGTCGACGCCGACGACGTTGCGTCTGACGTGGATATCGGCTGGCCTACCGACGTACGCCACGTGGCACACGTCACCTTTGACCGATTTGATGGCTTCCTGGGCTTACCACTCGAGTTCCAGCCCGAAATCCCTCCTAAACCCCCCAGCGCCAG TTGGTTGACAGAATATATGATGATGTTGGACAGTGCTAGTGTATTTGGAGTTTCAGCAGAGTCAATGCAGTGTAGCTTTGATCAAAGAGGAAACAGCATACCAACAATTCTTCTCATGATGCAGAGCATGCTGTATGAACAAGGAGGCCTTCAA GCAGAAGGAATTTTCAGAATCAATGCTGAGAATAGTCAAGAAGAGAGTGTTAGGAAGCAGCTGAACAAAGGAGTTGTGCCACATGGAATTGATGTCCACTGCTTATCTGGTTTGATAAAG GCTTGGTTTAGAGAACTTCCTTCAGGAGTGCTTGACTGTTTGAAAGCAGAAGATGTGATGCATTGCAACACAGAGGAAGAGTGCAGCGAGCTCGTAAAGCAGCTTCCTCCTACTGAAGGCGCCCTGCTCGACTGGGCCATCAATCTGATGGCCGACGTGGTGCAGCACCACCAACGTAACAAGATGAACGCAAGGAACATTGCTATGGTTTTTGCACCAAACATGACTCAGATGGCTGATCCTCTGACTGCACTCGTCCACGCTGTCCAAGTCATGAACTTTCTCAAGACCCTCATAGAGAAAACACTTGCTGAGAGACAAGAATGTGATCAGCAGCGTGCTGCTGCAGTTGTTGTTGATGAATCTCGCAGATGCAGTAATGCAGTTGCGAGTAGTAGTACTGAGGCGGCCACCACCACGCGCAAAAGGAGAACCTTAGGGCATGGTTTCAAAGATGAATACGAAGCAGACGACGGAATTCTCCATCGCCTTAGTCTGCGGAGAGGCATGCAAAAGCTATATCGCCATCCAGTGTTCCACTTGACCAGGACACAACCTAAGAAGCTATATAATTCTAGTTAA
- the LOC125193122 gene encoding rho GTPase-activating protein 5-like isoform X2 has protein sequence MARRFRSKSCSPSSPPPPLYESDAEEDDDGYFADFNTDDDDDGGFSENPASTPFLSPGGNGENQPQLSVLGVVAAALRKSLVTCSVDADDVASDVDIGWPTDVRHVAHVTFDRFDGFLGLPLEFQPEIPPKPPSASASVFGVSAESMQCSFDQRGNSIPTILLMMQSMLYEQGGLQAEGIFRINAENSQEESVRKQLNKGVVPHGIDVHCLSGLIKAWFRELPSGVLDCLKAEDVMHCNTEEECSELVKQLPPTEGALLDWAINLMADVVQHHQRNKMNARNIAMVFAPNMTQMADPLTALVHAVQVMNFLKTLIEKTLAERQECDQQRAAAVVVDESRRCSNAVASSSTEAATTTRKRRTLGHGFKDEYEADDGILHRLSLRRGMQKLYRHPVFHLTRTQPKKLYNSS, from the exons ATGGCCCGCCGCTTCCGATCCAAGTCCTGCTCTCCCAGctcaccgccgccgcctctcTACGAAAGCGACGCGGAGGAAGACGACGACGGCTATTTCGCTGATTTCAACActgacgacgacgacgacggcgGATTTTCCGAGAATCCGGCATCCACGCCTTTTTTGAGCCCAGGCGGAAATGGTGAAAATCAGCCGCAGCTTTCTGTGCTGGgggtggtggcggcggcgcTGAGGAAGTCTCTCGTCACGTGCTCCGTCGACGCCGACGACGTTGCGTCTGACGTGGATATCGGCTGGCCTACCGACGTACGCCACGTGGCACACGTCACCTTTGACCGATTTGATGGCTTCCTGGGCTTACCACTCGAGTTCCAGCCCGAAATCCCTCCTAAACCCCCCAGCGCCAG TGCTAGTGTATTTGGAGTTTCAGCAGAGTCAATGCAGTGTAGCTTTGATCAAAGAGGAAACAGCATACCAACAATTCTTCTCATGATGCAGAGCATGCTGTATGAACAAGGAGGCCTTCAA GCAGAAGGAATTTTCAGAATCAATGCTGAGAATAGTCAAGAAGAGAGTGTTAGGAAGCAGCTGAACAAAGGAGTTGTGCCACATGGAATTGATGTCCACTGCTTATCTGGTTTGATAAAG GCTTGGTTTAGAGAACTTCCTTCAGGAGTGCTTGACTGTTTGAAAGCAGAAGATGTGATGCATTGCAACACAGAGGAAGAGTGCAGCGAGCTCGTAAAGCAGCTTCCTCCTACTGAAGGCGCCCTGCTCGACTGGGCCATCAATCTGATGGCCGACGTGGTGCAGCACCACCAACGTAACAAGATGAACGCAAGGAACATTGCTATGGTTTTTGCACCAAACATGACTCAGATGGCTGATCCTCTGACTGCACTCGTCCACGCTGTCCAAGTCATGAACTTTCTCAAGACCCTCATAGAGAAAACACTTGCTGAGAGACAAGAATGTGATCAGCAGCGTGCTGCTGCAGTTGTTGTTGATGAATCTCGCAGATGCAGTAATGCAGTTGCGAGTAGTAGTACTGAGGCGGCCACCACCACGCGCAAAAGGAGAACCTTAGGGCATGGTTTCAAAGATGAATACGAAGCAGACGACGGAATTCTCCATCGCCTTAGTCTGCGGAGAGGCATGCAAAAGCTATATCGCCATCCAGTGTTCCACTTGACCAGGACACAACCTAAGAAGCTATATAATTCTAGTTAA